A genomic region of Papaver somniferum cultivar HN1 chromosome 7, ASM357369v1, whole genome shotgun sequence contains the following coding sequences:
- the LOC113296775 gene encoding high mobility group B protein 15-like isoform X2, giving the protein MVELSGRSEEASVKGNGKGILYASTSSSPIACDGNSMPTRKTAPKSSYYFYPQPLAKYEDVVVNAKLFMDTLGKLHATMRTKFMIPIIGGKELDLHRLFVEVTSRGGIEKVIRERRWKEVTAAFSFPSTATNASFVLRKYYVSLIHHYEQIYYFKAKGCSTASPAAAYSGQKRSRDTEEASNEASPSLGRHVVGVIDAKFEHGYLVTVTLGSDTLKGVLYHIPEQTINHVQNSTCISKDTTTPTTVRRRRRRKKCEMKKRDPDHPKPNRSGYNFFFQEQHARLKPLYPGKDREISRMIGELWNKLGEPEKSVYQEKGLRDKERYKNEMEEYREKLKGQLINTAAVPIQQQLGTGLDIEMEDADPKMDFEEGDSVQSQEHDSTTSESELEMQEMEVDKEPEKDALTSAYVAPKPVNVAADGFEPQKQIEKIEDAVYVHVPSLENKTAVSDKVGDAVDVKVLSSENAVQLIEAPIVKVEDAVDVQVTNSETVGSDGFGLQKQVEKVGGALAVQLPSSENVTEDGDSLNLQNQVEKVGDAPEVQVSSSANVTEGGNSIKLQNQIEKVGDAPEIQVPSSTNITEGGDSFKSQIQVEKVGNAVDDQVPKSENATEGAHSLESQKQVDKFGDEVDAQMPGSEKVTEGGDGFKSQKQIEKGENAVDVQVPSSENATRDGDCYKSQKQIEKGGNVTDVQVPSSEM; this is encoded by the exons ATGGTGGAGCTAAGCGGAAGGAGTGAAGAAGCAAGTGTTAAAGGGAATGGGAAGGGGATTTTATATGcctcaacatcttcttctcctATTGCTTGTGATGGAAATTCAATGCCTACGAGAAAGACAGCCCCCAAATCAAGCTACTACTTTTACCCTCAACCCTTGGCAAAATACGAAGATGTTGTAGTTAATGCAAAACTCTTTATGGATACTCTTGGGAAGCTGCATGCCACAATGAGAACCAAGTTCAT GATCCCCATCATAGGAGGCAAGGAGCTAGATTTGCATCGACTCTTTGTGGAGGTTACTTCTCGAGGTGGAATTGAAAAG GTCATAAGAGAAAGAAGATGGAAAGAGGTAACTGCAGCATTTAGTTTTCCCTCTACAGCGACTAATGCATCTTTTGTTTTGCGGAAATACTATGTTTCCTTGATTCATCACTATGAGCAAATATACTACTTTAAGGCAAAAGGATGTAGCACTGCTTCTCCAG CAGCAGCGTACTCAGGTCAAAAAAGAAGCAGGGACACAGAAGAGGCCTCAAATGAAG CATCACCTTCATTAGGCCGTCATGTGGTTGGAGTCATTGATGCGAAATTTGAACATGGTTATCTGGTCACTGTCACGCTAGGCTCCGATACGCTAAAAGGTGTCCTTTACCATATTCCTGAACAAACTATTAATCATGTCCAAAACAGTACTTGCATTAGTAAAGACACCACCACACCCACAACAGTTCGTCGCCGTCGACGTCGCAAAAAATGTGAGATGAAAAAGAGAGATCCTGACCATCCAAAGCCTAACCGAAGTGGGTataatttcttcttccaagaaCAACATGCTAGGCTGAAGCCACTTTATCCAGGGAAGGATAGGGAGATAAGTAGGATGATAGGTGAGCTTTGGAATAAATTAGGCGAACCTGAGAAATct GTTTACCAGGAAAAAGGTTTGAGGGATAAAGAAAGGTATAAAAATGAGATGGAAGAATACAGGGAAAAGCTGAAAGGCCAACTTATTAACACTGCCGCTGTACCTATTCAGCAACAGCTGGGTACTGGGCTAGACATAGAAATGGAAGATGCAGATCCAAAAATGGACTTTGAAGAAGGCGATTCGGTTCAAAGTCAAGAACATGATAGCACTACTAGTGAAAGTGAATTAGAAATGCAGGAAATGGAAGTAGACAAAGAACCAGAAAAGGATGCTTTAACTAGTGCATATGTAGCTCCTAAGCCAGTTAATGTGGCTGCTGACGGTTTTGAGCCGCAAAAGCAAATTGAGAAAATTGAGGATGCAGTTTATGTTCATGTACCTAGTTTGGAAAACAAAACTGCTGTTAGTGACAAAGTTGGGGATGCAGTTGATGTTAAGGTGCTAAGCTCAGAAAATGCAGTTCAGTTAATAGAAGCGCCAATTGTGAAAGTTGAGGATGCGGTTGATGTTCAGGTGACAAATTCGGAAACTGTGGGCAGTGATGGTTTTGGGTTGCAAAAACAAGTTGAGAAAGTTGGGGGTGCGCTAGCAGTTCAGCTGCCAAGCTCCGAAAATGTGACAGAGGATGGTGACAGTTTAAATTTGCAAAATCAAGTTGAGAAAGTTGGAGATGCGCCAGAAGTTCAGGTGTCCAGCTCCGCAAACGTAACTGAGGGTGGTAACAGTATTAAATTGCAAAATCAAATTGAGAAAGTTGGGGATGCGCCAGAAATTCAGGTGCCAAGCTCCACAAATATAACTGAGGGAGGTGACAGTTTTAAATCTCAAATTCAAGTTGAGAAAGTTGGGAATGCTGTTGACGATCAGGTGCCTAAATCTGAAAATGCAACTGAAGGGGCCCATTCTCTTGAGTCGCAAAAACAAGTTGATAAATTTGGGGACGAGGTTGATGCTCAGATGCCAGGCTCCGAGAAAGTAACCGAGGGTGGCGACGGTTTTAAATCACAAAAGCAAATTGAGAAAGGTGAGAATGCGGTTGATGTTCAGGTGCCAAGCTCTGAAAATGCAACCAGGGATGGTGACTGTTATAAATCGCAGAAACAAATTGAGAAAGGTGGGAATGTGACTGATGTTCAGGTGCCAAGCTCAGAAATGTAA
- the LOC113294413 gene encoding uncharacterized protein LOC113294413, with protein sequence MAPRGPNFTIEEDTMICRIHLAISQDSATGTDQPERVLWSRIKDKLEEALPCKPKRTWTSIQSRFQGISRQVSLYSAKVLEVDGEYHSGWNEVSRVEEIRKRFKESNGNKKFKHEECYEILKDSIKYSGRSTFVFDSGQEMEDSQSGEENADIEETIPGESSDDLDIGDIENTRKRQLGKKASKQLKKTGRAKSNAQEEMLEDIIKEQQSFNEHYKAQSLMKMGQRKAEFEAIQAKSAAKFAAIQAKSAAKFAAKQLGKKNSI encoded by the exons ATGGCACCACGAGGTCccaattttacaatagaagaagataCAATGATATGTAGAATCCATTTAGCCATATCTCAAGATTCTGCTACCGGAACCGATCAACCAGAAAGAGTATTATGGAGTCGGATCAAAGATAAGTTGGAAGAAGCCCTGCCTTGTAAACCAAAACGTACTTGGACTTCTATCCAGAGTCGATTTCAGGGAATCAGTAGACAGGTTTCACTTTATTCTGCAAAAGTGTTGGAAGTTGATGGTGAATATCATAGCGGATGGAATGAAGTCTCGAGG GTTGAAGAGATAAGAAAGCGATTCAAAGAAAGTAATGGtaacaaaaaatttaagcacgaagagtgctacgaaATTCTAAAAGATAGTATCAAATATTCAGGACGGTCGACGTTTGTGTTTGATTCAGGCCAAGAAATGGAAGATTCTCAGAGTGGTGAGGAAAACGCTGATATTGAGGAAACAATTCCAGGCGAGTCCAGTGATGATCTAGATATTGGAGATATAGAGAACACACGTAAGCGTCAGTTGGGGAAGAAAGCATCGAAACAActaaagaaaacagggagagcaaAATCCAATGCCCAGGAGGAAATGCTAGAGGATATAATTAAGGAGCAGCAAAGTTTCAATGAACATTACAAAGCACAATCACTAATGAAGATGGGACAGAGAAAAGCTGAGTTTGAAGCAATACAAGCTAAGTCTGCGGCAAAGTTTGCGGCGATACAAGCTAAGTCTGCGGCAAAGTTTGCGGCGAAACAGCTAGGCAAGAAAAACTCGATTTAA
- the LOC113296775 gene encoding high mobility group B protein 15-like isoform X1, which translates to MVELSGRSEEASVKGNGKGILYASTSSSPIACDGNSMPTRKTAPKSSYYFYPQPLAKYEDVVVNAKLFMDTLGKLHATMRTKFMIPIIGGKELDLHRLFVEVTSRGGIEKVIRERRWKEVTAAFSFPSTATNASFVLRKYYVSLIHHYEQIYYFKAKGCSTASPDHMLSLSSLPIPIPCPNPHEPTMTQSSEFAAAAYSGQKRSRDTEEASNEASPSLGRHVVGVIDAKFEHGYLVTVTLGSDTLKGVLYHIPEQTINHVQNSTCISKDTTTPTTVRRRRRRKKCEMKKRDPDHPKPNRSGYNFFFQEQHARLKPLYPGKDREISRMIGELWNKLGEPEKSVYQEKGLRDKERYKNEMEEYREKLKGQLINTAAVPIQQQLGTGLDIEMEDADPKMDFEEGDSVQSQEHDSTTSESELEMQEMEVDKEPEKDALTSAYVAPKPVNVAADGFEPQKQIEKIEDAVYVHVPSLENKTAVSDKVGDAVDVKVLSSENAVQLIEAPIVKVEDAVDVQVTNSETVGSDGFGLQKQVEKVGGALAVQLPSSENVTEDGDSLNLQNQVEKVGDAPEVQVSSSANVTEGGNSIKLQNQIEKVGDAPEIQVPSSTNITEGGDSFKSQIQVEKVGNAVDDQVPKSENATEGAHSLESQKQVDKFGDEVDAQMPGSEKVTEGGDGFKSQKQIEKGENAVDVQVPSSENATRDGDCYKSQKQIEKGGNVTDVQVPSSEM; encoded by the exons ATGGTGGAGCTAAGCGGAAGGAGTGAAGAAGCAAGTGTTAAAGGGAATGGGAAGGGGATTTTATATGcctcaacatcttcttctcctATTGCTTGTGATGGAAATTCAATGCCTACGAGAAAGACAGCCCCCAAATCAAGCTACTACTTTTACCCTCAACCCTTGGCAAAATACGAAGATGTTGTAGTTAATGCAAAACTCTTTATGGATACTCTTGGGAAGCTGCATGCCACAATGAGAACCAAGTTCAT GATCCCCATCATAGGAGGCAAGGAGCTAGATTTGCATCGACTCTTTGTGGAGGTTACTTCTCGAGGTGGAATTGAAAAG GTCATAAGAGAAAGAAGATGGAAAGAGGTAACTGCAGCATTTAGTTTTCCCTCTACAGCGACTAATGCATCTTTTGTTTTGCGGAAATACTATGTTTCCTTGATTCATCACTATGAGCAAATATACTACTTTAAGGCAAAAGGATGTAGCACTGCTTCTCCAG ATCATATGCTGAGTCTCTCTTCATTACCAATACCAATTCCATGTCCAAATCCACATGAACCAACAATGACTCAGTCCTCCGAATTTGCAGCAGCAGCGTACTCAGGTCAAAAAAGAAGCAGGGACACAGAAGAGGCCTCAAATGAAG CATCACCTTCATTAGGCCGTCATGTGGTTGGAGTCATTGATGCGAAATTTGAACATGGTTATCTGGTCACTGTCACGCTAGGCTCCGATACGCTAAAAGGTGTCCTTTACCATATTCCTGAACAAACTATTAATCATGTCCAAAACAGTACTTGCATTAGTAAAGACACCACCACACCCACAACAGTTCGTCGCCGTCGACGTCGCAAAAAATGTGAGATGAAAAAGAGAGATCCTGACCATCCAAAGCCTAACCGAAGTGGGTataatttcttcttccaagaaCAACATGCTAGGCTGAAGCCACTTTATCCAGGGAAGGATAGGGAGATAAGTAGGATGATAGGTGAGCTTTGGAATAAATTAGGCGAACCTGAGAAATct GTTTACCAGGAAAAAGGTTTGAGGGATAAAGAAAGGTATAAAAATGAGATGGAAGAATACAGGGAAAAGCTGAAAGGCCAACTTATTAACACTGCCGCTGTACCTATTCAGCAACAGCTGGGTACTGGGCTAGACATAGAAATGGAAGATGCAGATCCAAAAATGGACTTTGAAGAAGGCGATTCGGTTCAAAGTCAAGAACATGATAGCACTACTAGTGAAAGTGAATTAGAAATGCAGGAAATGGAAGTAGACAAAGAACCAGAAAAGGATGCTTTAACTAGTGCATATGTAGCTCCTAAGCCAGTTAATGTGGCTGCTGACGGTTTTGAGCCGCAAAAGCAAATTGAGAAAATTGAGGATGCAGTTTATGTTCATGTACCTAGTTTGGAAAACAAAACTGCTGTTAGTGACAAAGTTGGGGATGCAGTTGATGTTAAGGTGCTAAGCTCAGAAAATGCAGTTCAGTTAATAGAAGCGCCAATTGTGAAAGTTGAGGATGCGGTTGATGTTCAGGTGACAAATTCGGAAACTGTGGGCAGTGATGGTTTTGGGTTGCAAAAACAAGTTGAGAAAGTTGGGGGTGCGCTAGCAGTTCAGCTGCCAAGCTCCGAAAATGTGACAGAGGATGGTGACAGTTTAAATTTGCAAAATCAAGTTGAGAAAGTTGGAGATGCGCCAGAAGTTCAGGTGTCCAGCTCCGCAAACGTAACTGAGGGTGGTAACAGTATTAAATTGCAAAATCAAATTGAGAAAGTTGGGGATGCGCCAGAAATTCAGGTGCCAAGCTCCACAAATATAACTGAGGGAGGTGACAGTTTTAAATCTCAAATTCAAGTTGAGAAAGTTGGGAATGCTGTTGACGATCAGGTGCCTAAATCTGAAAATGCAACTGAAGGGGCCCATTCTCTTGAGTCGCAAAAACAAGTTGATAAATTTGGGGACGAGGTTGATGCTCAGATGCCAGGCTCCGAGAAAGTAACCGAGGGTGGCGACGGTTTTAAATCACAAAAGCAAATTGAGAAAGGTGAGAATGCGGTTGATGTTCAGGTGCCAAGCTCTGAAAATGCAACCAGGGATGGTGACTGTTATAAATCGCAGAAACAAATTGAGAAAGGTGGGAATGTGACTGATGTTCAGGTGCCAAGCTCAGAAATGTAA
- the LOC113294414 gene encoding metalloendoproteinase 1-like, with protein MNNAKPVVSIQHVPFFLVFLLAISPLSTLCEGEITQGFDFLQHLQGCHKGQTVAGLHEVKTYLKKFGYGTAQDDLSEHARDDDFDEVLESQIRTYQLNYHLDPTGTLDAQTVRQMMTPRCGCKDTIRGAIPARSWNGKHSTDGGQRSRIDLNVSDFTFFPGAPRWSKTELTYGYSSSASDIDAGTFTDVVESALAKWAAVSGFSFEEASSTDSDVVLGVHRYEHGDGAPFDGKGGVLAHAFAPSIGWCHFDADENWSTNPGPREFDLETATIHEMGHVLGLGHSYEPNAIMYPYIPPGTEKRDLHENDIQGIQALYSLST; from the coding sequence ATGAATAATGCCAAACCTGTTGTTTCTATTCAACATGTACCCTTTTTTCTGGTCTTCTTGTTAGCCATTTCTCCACTCTCAACTTTATGTGAGGGCGAGATTACGCAAGGATTTGATTTTCTTCAACACCTGCAAGGATGCCACAAAGGTCAGACTGTAGCAGGATTGCATGAAGTTAAAACATATCTGAAGAAATTTGGATACGGAACTGCTCAGGATGATCTCTCTGAACATGCACGCGATGATGACTTTGATGAAGTCTTAGAGTCCCAAATCAGAACTTACCAGCTCAATTATCACTTAGATCCCACTGGGACGTTAGATGCTCAAACAGTCAGACAAATGATGACGCCTCGCTGCGGATGCAAAGACACTATAAGAGGTGCAATTCCCGCGAGATCATGGAATGGGAAACATAGTACTGATGGAGGACAAAGAAGCAGAATAGACCTCAATGTGTCAGATTTTACCTTCTTTCCCGGGGCACCGAGATGGTCAAAAACTGAACTCACTTACGGGTATAGTTCTTCTGCCTCAGACATTGACGCAGGAACCTTCACAGATGTCGTTGAAAGTGCTTTAGCGAAATGGGCAGCTGTGAGCGGCTTCAGTTTCGAGGAAGCCTCTAGTACTGATAGCGATGTAGTATTGGGAGTGCACAGATATGAGCATGGTGATGGTGCCCCCTTTGATGGCAAAGGTGGTGTACTTGCTCATGCTTTTGCACCTTCCATAGGATGGTGTCATTTTGATGCAGACGAGAACTGGAGTACTAATCCAGGTCCACGAGAATTCGACCTAGAAACAGCAACTATACATGAGATGGGACATGTGTTAGGGTTAGGGCATTCATATGAGCCCAATGCAATCATGTATCCTTATATCCCACCAGGAACGGAGAAGAGGGATTTGCATGAAAATGATATTCAAGGAATACAAGCTTTGTACAGTCTTTCCACTTGA